The DNA region TGGACTATTCCGCAGGCCTTACCGGCGTTGCCGGCACCATGAGCGGGGTGGACCTGACGTGGATGCAGACCTCGCTTGGCGGCATACAGGGCTCGATCGGTGAAACTTCCCTGCTACTCATAGGTTTGGGAGCTCTCGTCCTTCTCACGACCAAGATCGCTTCCTGGCGCATCATGCTGAGCATGTTGCTGGGCATGGCGGCCATGGCCACCTTGTTCAACATGATTGGAAGTGACACCAACCCGATGTTCGACATGCCCTGGTACTGGCACCTGAGCCTGGGTGGCTTTGCCTTTGGCATGGTGTTCATGGCCACCGACCCGGTTTCGGCCTCCATGACCAACACCGGCAAACTGATCTTCGGCGCACTGATCGGCATCATGACAGTGCTGATCCGTGTCATCAATCCGGCATTCCCGGAAGGTGTCATGCTGGCGATCCTCTTCGGAAATCTATGCGCCCCGCTGATTGATCACTTCGTCGTCCAGGCCAACATTCGTCGCCGCATGCAGCGGACAGGAGCTTGAGCCATGGCCAACCAGAAAGAAAGCATTGGAAATACGCTGAAGGTTGCATTCTTTGTGTGCCTGGTCTGCGCGGTGATTGTCTCCACGCTGGCCGTGGGCCTTCGCCCGGCACAGCAGGACAATCGCAACCTGTTCCGCCAGCAGAACATCCTTCAGGCCGCCGGTTTGTACGAGCGCGGCATGGATATACGCGCTGCCTTCGAGAACATCGAAAGGCGATTCGTCGAAATCGAAACCGGAGAGTACGTGGAGCGCTCGGAAGACTTTGATCAGCGCCGTGCGGCCCGCGATCCTGAAGAGAGCCGCGAGGTGTCACCCGACCCGGCCGGTATCCGACGCCAGGCCAAGGTGGCCGAAGTTTTCCTGGCCCGCGATGAAACCGGCAACATCAATCGCATCATCCTGCCGGTCCACGGGTACGGCCTGTGGTCGACCATGTACGGCTTCCTGGCTCTTGAGCCCGATGCCAATACCGTCGCCGGGATCGGTTTCTTCGAGCACGGTGAAACCCCCGGACTGGGCGGCGAAATCGACAACCCGCGCTGGCAGGAAAACTGGGTCGGCAAGAAGCTTTATGACGAAAACGGCGAAGTTGCCATCGAGGTCATCAAAGGCTCGACAAGCCCGGACATGACTGACTACGAACACAAGATTGACGGCCTGTCCGGCGCCACCATTACCGCCGACGGTGTGCATGACATGGTTCGATTCTGGGTCGGCGACCGGGGTTTCGGTCCTTACCTGGAGCGCATGCGCCGCGATGAGTACGGCGACGACAGCTGGGCCACGGTCGTGGCCATCGAGGAGTAACAGACATGGCACAAGCGAAAGCAAAAGACGTTCTGTTCGAACCGATCTTCAACAACAACCCGATCGCGTTGCAGATCCTGGGCATCTGTTCGGCCCTGGCGATCACGACAACCATGCAGACCACGCTGACCATGTGTCTGGCGGTACTGTTCGTGATGACTCTGTCGAACTTCTCGGTCAGCCTGATCCGCAACCACATTCCGTCGAACATCCGCATCATCGTGCAGATGACGATCATCACGTCGTTGGTGATCATCGTCGACCAGACACTGCAGGCATTCGCCTACGACATAAGCCGTCAGCTTTCGGTGTTCGTCGGCCTGATCATTACCAACTGCATCATCATGGGCCGCGCCGAAGCGTTCGCCATGAGCAACTCACCGGTGATGTCAGCTATTGATGGAATCGGCAATGCCATCGGCTATTCCATCGTGCTGA from Wenzhouxiangella sp. AB-CW3 includes:
- a CDS encoding Na(+)-translocating NADH-quinone reductase subunit C — protein: MANQKESIGNTLKVAFFVCLVCAVIVSTLAVGLRPAQQDNRNLFRQQNILQAAGLYERGMDIRAAFENIERRFVEIETGEYVERSEDFDQRRAARDPEESREVSPDPAGIRRQAKVAEVFLARDETGNINRIILPVHGYGLWSTMYGFLALEPDANTVAGIGFFEHGETPGLGGEIDNPRWQENWVGKKLYDENGEVAIEVIKGSTSPDMTDYEHKIDGLSGATITADGVHDMVRFWVGDRGFGPYLERMRRDEYGDDSWATVVAIEE
- a CDS encoding NADH:ubiquinone reductase (Na(+)-transporting) subunit D translates to MAQAKAKDVLFEPIFNNNPIALQILGICSALAITTTMQTTLTMCLAVLFVMTLSNFSVSLIRNHIPSNIRIIVQMTIITSLVIIVDQTLQAFAYDISRQLSVFVGLIITNCIIMGRAEAFAMSNSPVMSAIDGIGNAIGYSIVLIFVGVCRELFGSGSLMGINILTPVTEGGWYQTNGLMLLPPSAFFLIGFFIWALRAWKPDQVEEEPYRIKPNTRTSEAF